One window from the genome of Oryza glaberrima chromosome 3, OglaRS2, whole genome shotgun sequence encodes:
- the LOC127768475 gene encoding uncharacterized protein LOC127768475, with amino-acid sequence MVTPPLLGVYVFNDHPSHRRQLVSLPARLAYYVVVDGRLHLHRLDASSVADWCHRLHGWMVTPPLLGVYVFTDRPPHRRRLVCLPARLAYYVDVVGRLHLLRLAALYAVDWYLRLYGWMVTPPLLGVYVFTAGLPSPAPTGVSACTAGLLYSHCWASLSSPTGRLVRRRLVFSPIRLVGHNTVVERLRLHHRLAFAAVDWCLRLHGWPIMPPLLDVYIFTDLLPHMTPTGAIVFTVGHIAATANRHHHLQRKLPTSAADWFLNSHDCMILPVLIWPYRLHRRSSLLLLTSALACTAGLYRYHY; translated from the coding sequence atggtcacaccaccgttgttgggcgtctacgtcttcaacGACCACCCGTCTCACCGCCGCCAATTGGTGTctctgcctgcacggctggcctattatgtcgtcgttgatgggcgtctacaTCTCCACCGACTGGACGCTTCGTCtgtcgccgactggtgtcaccgccttcacggttggatggtcacaccaccgttgttgggcgtctacgtcttcaccgaccggccgcctcaccgccgccgactagtgtgtctgcctgcacggctggcctattatgtcgatgttgttgggcgtctacatctcCTCCGACTGGCCGCTTTGTATGCCGTAGACTGGTATCTCCGCCTTTACGGTTGGAtggtcacaccaccattgttgggcgtctacgtcttcaccgccggcttgccttcgccggcgccgactggtgtctctgcctgCACTGCTGGCCTATTATACAGCCATTGTTGGGCTTCgttgtcttcaccgaccggccgcctcgttcgtcgccgactggtgttttcgcctatacgATTGGTTGGTCACAACACCGTTGTTgagcgtctacgtcttcaccaccggcttgccttcgccgccgtcgactggtgtctccgcctgcacggctggcctattatgccaccgttgttggacgtctacatcttcaccgacctaCTGCCTCATATGACGCCAACTGGTGCTATCGTCTTCACAGTTGGccacatcgccgccaccgctaataggcatcatcatcttcaacgcaagctgcctacgtctgctgccgactggtttcttaaCTCCCATGACTGCATGATTCTACCAGTGTTGatttggccttatcgtcttcaccgccggtcgtCTCTTCTGCtgctgactagtgccctcgcctGTACGGCTGGTTTATaccgctaccactactga